AGTATGATTCTACGATAAACATGTTACAGTTGGGTTTCGTAAAATCAGATCTCTTTGTTAAGTACGGTTCTAAGCCGATAATCATTGCACAAAATAATGATTGGATTTTGAATGATGAATTAAGTCATTCCCAAAATATGGGTACACTTTCATTTCATTTACGAGGAATCATCGATTTAGGTTTAGTTAATTATAATGAAAAATATATAGATAGAAAAGTTGAATCAGGTATGGTTTTATATGAACGATATACTCGTAAAGATATGTGCTGGCTATTTAACTGGAAAAAGGACTCATCTGCTGCTGTTTATGGTTATATGGTTAAGAACAATACAATTCCAATTTTTGTAACTTATCATAAGGATGATAAAATTGAGGATTCGATTCGGTATGATGATAAATTTATTGATCAAAATACATTCAGTTGGATGAGCAGAAATAATGTTAAAATTACTGGTCCAGAAATTGAAGCTATAAAAAATTCAAAAGAGAAAAATACATTGATCTCATTGTTTGTCAAAAAAGAAGATGCAGAACTTGGACAATTTTTCTATTTAGGAGAAATGGAACCGATACAGATTAAAGAAAGTACAATAATTGCTAAAAACAAAGAATTACCGATCGTTAATGTGGTTTTTAAAATGAAACATACTATTAGACATGATATATACTCGTACATAACAGGTTTTTAGTAATATAAATTTAACATAAAAATTATTATTGTAATGAATTCATAAGTTTAATAGTAAGTAGCGTAAATTACATGCTTTATTGCTATAAAATATATAGTAATATAGTATGTAAACAGTGGAGGGACAAAAATGAGAAGTAATTACGATATATCGATGATCGAGTATACTGAACTAGAATACAAGATCGTAGTACCAAAATTTCAAAGACGCTTGGTTTGGAGTAAAAAAACAAAAGCAAGAGCAAGAGTTTATAGAAACGCTTTCAAATGGGTATCCATTTGGTTCTATTCTAATCTATAAATATGAAGATAATGATAAATTTAGTTTGATAGACGGACTGCAAAGATTCAGTACTATAAAGGATTTTAAGGATCACCCCGAGGAATACATTGACCTTACAATTTATACTGAAAAAATACTAGATATTATTGGTTATACTAGAGACAAAGTTAATTCGAATACCTACAGCTCGATTAGAGACAAAGTGGATATCATTGTAAAGTTGTTAATCAAAGAGAGTTCTGAAGAAAGACTTAAAGCTTCAGAATTGTTTGATAGAATTTCGAGTCTAAATAATGAATCTCAAGTCTAAATAATGAATCTCAAGTCATTGATGAGAGGCTTAGCGAGAGTTATATAGTAGCGAATCTTTGTGATATTCAGGGACTTGTTTTTGAAGATATTGCTAAAAAAATTGATATTCAAAGCATTAAAATTCCATGTATAGAATTTAAAGGTGATCAAAGTGAATTAGCTATTGTATTTGAAAATTTGAACCGAGGCGGAAAAAAATTGTCTAAGTATCAGGTTTTTGCTGCACAATGGAGCGATACAATTATAAGACTTAATGAATTAAAGTATAACCAGAAAATTGAACGCATTGTTATTGATAGATACGAGGATCTTTTGCAGTCGAGAGAAATTGAAATCGAAGATTTCGATGCAGAAACAATTAGAAATAAACATGAAATTAATCTTTCAGAATTTTGTTATGCTTATGGGATGTTGATAATAGAATCTTTACCTGCTTTTTTTCAAAGTTCTCGTAAGAACACAGAAGATTTAGCAAATGAACTAGGATATTCTACACTTGCTATTGTACTAAAAAAAAGCAACAAAAAATTACATGAAATTATTGCATTCAAGAAATTATTTAATGATGACAATGGTGCCGATTTTATAGAAAATATTGTGGAAAAGACATTAGATATATACGGAAAAACTAATAAAGTGTTCGATAGTTATTTTAAAATGCCTGGTATAAGTAGCGGAAATAAATGTAGCTTAGATGGTGCAACAAATTTTCAAATTATGTCATATTTTGCATCCATTTGGTCCGTGAAGTATTCTATTGTCGACAATAAAGTAATCGTAAACGAGAATACTAAGACCAAGACAACTAAAACATATAATAATTTAATATATTATTATCTAGAAGATTTATGTAACAACTATTGGTCCGGTGCAGGTGATGGAAAGCTAGATAAAATATATATAGATGGTCAAAACAGGTATACTGTGGTTCTATCGAAAGATCAAATAGAGGCGAGTTTACTAAAGTGGTTTGAAACCAGATTAACTTCTAGTATTCAATTTGACCATATATCTAAATCACTAATTACACTTTATTCTAATCTGGAAGGTGGCTTCACCTTTGATAAATATGAGTTTGAACATATAATTCCAAGAAAAATAGTTAGCAAAGACAGCAAGTATAAGAAATATGATGTTCCAGCGGGGAGTCTAGGAAATATCATGTTATTGGATGAAGCAAATAATAAGTCAAAAAAAGATCGAACTCTTTATGACCTAAAACCTGGTACGTATGTTGAGGAAAAAATTTTGGAAAGGTCTATATATCCAAGTCATCAAACTTTAGTAGAAGTAATTGAAGAAATTGAAAATGAAAAAAACAATTTGACTCGATCCAAAAAATTCATAGAGAATAGAGGAAGAGAGATAATTACTAGTATAGTTTCAAAGCTGTACAAGTGATTTCACAATCTTCTTAAGGTTAAAGTGTAAGTGAAAAAACTAAGACTTGATGAGAAAGACCAATGGTCTGTTCAAAATCTTAGTTTTTTTATTAAATAATCTACTATTTCTTTTAAAGTACGCTCTCGACTCTTATTATTTCAAAACGTTATTTTATCTCTTATACACCACTTTATTCGCCACTTGCACAAAAATTGTTTCCGCTATCTCGGATTGACCATCCCACATTACGGTGATGATGCTTTCGGTGTTGTCGGGAGCTGTTTGGATGAAGGTCCATTTTTCTTCATTGTCTTTGTAGATTTTAATTTGTTCATCTTGATTTACAGAGTATCCATATTCGGAAAATTTACCCGTAACGTAGGTAACGATAAATGGATGGTTGATTGATGATTTATCTGTGATGAGTGTTCGGGTTTGGTGGGTAGCCTGACATCCAATTAATAGAGTAAACATTAAGAACAGGACTACGATTCGATTGTTTTTTTTCATAAACCTCATCCTTTCTTCGGAAAGAATACCACATTAACATGAAAATTAAACACATGTGTTATGAAATATATGTGTTTAATTTTGGCAGGATTTGTGATGATAAAACTTGTATGAAATTCTGGTAAAAGTATAGTGAATATGAACCGTATACCTAGTGAATTGTGTATCTTTTTACGCAACATGTTATAATACAATCAATGAATAGGGGGTTCTTGTATGGTACGTATTGTCTTGTGTGACGATGATAATGATGTCATTGAGAAATATCGATATTTGATTAAGCGATATGTGATGTCGCGAGGATTGGAAGTTGAGCTAAGCTCATTTTCTCGGGGTGAGGATTTGATTTTTGAGTTAACGGATCATTATGAAGAACCAGATATTATTTTTCTAGATGTTTTTATGGATGAAATTAATGGTGTGGAGGTTGCAAAGCAAATCCGTAGGATGGGTTATAATTCGCAGATTATTTTTCTTACTTCATCATCAGATTTTGTTTTTGATGCCTTTGATGTGGGTTCATTCAATTATCTTATAAAGCAGGATACGGATGATACTCGTTTTCGTACCGTATTAGGACAAGCACTGACACAAATTGATAAACGATCGGGTGATTTTTTTGATTGTAATTTCGGGGCGGAATCACGACGTATTCCATTTAAAGACATATCTCACTTCGAGATTTATCGTCGTGTGATGCGTGTACATTTCAATAACGATGAATATTTTGATTTTTATGAGACCATGGATCACTTAACGACACGTCTAGCGAATCGGAATTTTGTTCGTGTACATCGTTCTTATCTCGTTAACTTAAACCATATAGTACTCTTTAAAAACCAGACACTTCGTCTTGAAAATGGGGAAGAGTTGCCGATTGGTAAAGCATACCAAAGTGATGTTAAGCAAAGTTTCAATAAATTCGTAGAAAACAATTGGGAGTAGAGAGATGTTGTATTTATTTTTAGTGATTACTTCCACAATTACCTACTACATTTACACTTACTTATCAGTATATTTTATGAGAGACCATGCTGATATGAGATCATACGGCAATATTTCGTTGGCAATTTGTATGATTTTAAGTTCGATATTAGTTCTTTTTTCGCGACGCTTTGATTTTGAAGCGTACGTCAGCTATCTTTTCATGCTTTTAGTTATGTTTATTAGTTTTAAAATTATTTATAAAATATCAACGACAATGGCTGCATATGCAAGTGTTCGGCATGTATTCTATTTCTATACTGTACGCGCTTTTGTGTTTTGTATGTATTCGTTAATTACAGGTATGCCAATTCGTTATATTGCATCGGGAAAGATGAGTGACTTGATCAGCTTTCAAACTACTTGTATTTTTGTGATTGTTTTATTTATAATTCTTCAAAAATTTTCTGTTACGACATCCCGAATTCAGGCTTTATTTCGGAATACAGATCAAGTTTTATTTGTGACGACTATGAAATTATCCCTGGGTTTTTATTTGACAATTGTTAGTTTTGGGGGGCGTTATACAGCCAATGATCAATGGTTCACGCTTATGTATCTCTTTACTTGTATCGTGGTTATGGGGGTCGCTGCAATTGTAGTAGCAAATTCCGTAAGATCGTGTGAAGCACTAGAATATGAAAAACAAACTGTCGCGCTTCAAAAACAATTGGATATGCAGGTGAAACACTATAAGTCGTATCAAGTTTATACACAATCGTTTCGTGAGTTTCGTCATGATTATAAAAATACACTCTCAACTATCAATACCTTGTTAAGAAAAAATGATTATGAAACGGCAATTCATATTTTAGATGAGATGGGGGTTCAAATGTCTGATGGTTTAACGACTCATCCGACATATTCGAATTATGGTTTACTAGATGCGATTATGCAGGAATTTGCGAATACGTGTACCAATGACGGAATTACCTTTGAATGTACACTCTACTGGGATGAAACGATTAAATTAACGGAGCTTGAAATCGTGCGCATTTTTACAAATCTCCTTAAGAATGCATATGAAGCAGCATTGCTTTTACCGAAAGAACAGCGTTTCGTTACAGTTAAATCGAAACTTCGTGATCATTGGATTGATGTCATGATTTCCAATCGTTTCGATGGGATTTATCATGAAGATTTGGAGAGCACCAAAACAACGGATAAAGGGTCACGAGGACTTGGATTTAAAATTGTTCGCAAAACCATTGAACAACTAGGTGGAGTAACAACTTGGTCAGTCGATGACGATGTATTTAAGGTTGTTATGAATTTCCCTCGAGAACATCCAGTAGAATCATAAAAAAAACACTTCGAGATGAGGTGTTTTTTTATTGGTTATGACCAAAACTGGTGATATGAGCTTTGGGGTTTCGTTTCTCGAGGTTTTTTTGAAGCAGGACATTGGCTCGTTTGATGGCATGATGTCCAAAGCGATCTCGAATGCTGTCTATGGTTTCATCAATTGCGGATACTGATTCATCAAAGAGAGATAGTTGAATGGGTTGGGTGGTGGAAACGAGATCACTAAGTGTAATGGTGATACTGCGTAAAGGCTGTTTTTGGTCCCAATAGCGTTCGATGAGGAAAAGCGATTCATTCACAATTTGATCGACCGTATTAGTAGGTTGATTGAGTTTCTTTTGTCTTGATAGGGTTTCAAGCTGGTTATTACGAATGCATATTCGTAAGACACTTCCCTTTTTCTCAATGTTACGACACCGGCTTGAAACAGACTCCGCAAGTACAAATAAAACGCGTCGAACTTCTTCGATTGAGACAAGGTCTTGCGGGGTGGTCATGCCATTACCGACTGATTTGGCAGGGTCGGTGTGTGGATTCACCTCTGAAGTATCATCACCATTCGCAAAAGACTTTAGTAAACTCCCCATTTTGCCAATATGAGTGTGTAACTGATTTTCATCCGCACATGCAAGATCACCAATGGTGCGAATGCCCATTTTATTTAAACTCTTTTGGGTGCTAGGACCAACGTAGAGTAAATCTTGGACGGGAAGCGGCCAAATCATCGATTTCACATGAGATTCCATAAGAATCGTTAGCCCATCAGGTTTATTCAAATCGGATCCAAGTTTCGCAAATATCTTATTAAAACTCATACCGATTGAGACGGTTAAACCAATTTCTGTTTTAATTCGTTTGCGGATTTCGGTGGCGATATCCCCCGGTTTTCCAAAGAGTAATAAAGAGTCTGAAATATCAACCCATGCTTCATCAATTCCAAACGATTCAACTTTATCCGTATATTCGCGATAAATGTCTTTAACTTGATTACTTATCGTTAGGTAGTCATCAAATGAAGGAGGGACAATCACAAGACCGGGACATTTTCGTCGAGCTTCATTTAAGGTCTCTGCGGTTTTCACACCCTTGGCCTTTGCTATCGGATTTCGTGCTAGGACGATACCGTGTCGTTTTGATTCATCACCACCAACACACATTGGAACATCGGCTAAGGAAGGGTTTTTCATAATTTCAATTTGCGCAAAACAGTAGTCAATATCACAATGTAGAATATAGCGTTGTTTCATAAAATCACCTCAATAGACTCAGTATAAGTTAAAATATTGCGTAAATCAATCGAACTACGCAACAATAACACTCGTGTTGTTTGGCGATTGCATTTTGCGTATAATAACGTTAAGAGGTGAGATTATGACATTACAAGAATTGGTTTCGATTTTTAGAGCACGGCATGAATTATCGTTAGAAGAAGTGGGGGATGCAGTAGGTGTAAGTAAATCGACGGTGTCTCGGTGGGAAGCAGGAATTATTAAAAAGATATCTTTAGAGAAGCAAGAACGCTTGTCAGATTTATTTAAAATCAATGTTCCGGATTATTGGGTTTATCATTTTTTTAAACCCGTTCTCGGTGTTGTAAGAGCAGGGTATGACTTATTAGCCCATCAAGATATTATTGCTTATGAAGAAGTTTCAAAACGGGAGTATGATCAAGGGGATTATTTTTTGAAGGTTGTGGGTGATTCCATGACGGGATCGCGTATTTATGAGGGTGATTTGATTTTCATAAAAAAAACGCAAGACATCGTCTCGGGTGATATCGCTGTTGTTTTAATTCAAGGCGATGAAGTGACGGTCAAGCGTGTTATTTTAAAAGATGATTTGATGATACTTGAGGCAACCAACCCGGACTATCCCACGCAATATTACAATGCAGAAGAAGTGTTGATGTTGCCGGTAGAAGTGATTGGGAAAGTCTTAAATGTTCGTGTCGATTTTTAGAAGTAGTCTTTTTTACGCAGGAATATGACTACCCCAAGAGTTAAGAAAAAACTAAACATAAAAACAATTAATAGAGCATGCGGGTGATCTTGAAATGGTAAGTCGATGTTCATGCCATAAAAACTTGTGATGAATGTTGGTACTGAGAGTACAAGCGTAATTGATGTGAGTGTTTGCATAATTTTATTTAAACGATTTGAAAAAAGTGATTCCGATACATCAACAATAGAGTTAATAATTTGTTGATACATCTCGATATTTTGAACTAATTGATTGACTTCAATTCGGATGTTTGTGTATTCAGAAGAAAGTTCAGATAGCCAAAGGGCTTCGGGTTTTGCTTCGACGATATAGTTAGTAACATCACCAATAGCATTAATCGCTGTTTGATATCGGATTAACTTACGACTTAAGCTAAAAAGTGCTTTAATGTTTGCTTTCGTAACAAGATTCTCCATCGACTCTTCATATTCAGAAAGTTTGGCGTTAATAACTTGGACCATGACTTCGTAGTTTTTAAGCGTATGCAAGAGAAGGTCCGTTAAGGAAGTATTTCGAACATCCGACGAAAAAGAGACGGACTCATGACAATAAAGATTAAAGTCCAAACCGATTTGTTCAATACAGATGGGTTGAATGTTCTCGGGTGAACTGGGATAGTTAAGAATAATATAGAAATTACCATTAAGGAGTCGTATATGTGCAAGCTCTGCTTTATCCGTTAAGGATTGACGGATGTATTCAGGGAGCGAAAGTGTGTGAGCGTCTTGATAGATTATAAGATTCATGGTGAATCCTCCTTTATGTGTATTATACCATGAGTGGAGAAGTTCAAATTAAGAAAACCTTAAACAAGATTCGTGTATAATAGATTTAATTGGAGGCAGTGTATGTATAAAATCATGATCATTGAAGATAACGATACGATTCGTAATGAATTGAGCAGTTTCTTAAAAAAGAACGGATATGAGACAACCCTCATTACTGATTTTAAAAACGTTATGGAAACGTTTAAACAAGAGGTGGCTGATTGTGTGCTTTTGGATTTATCACTTCCAGAAGTTGAAGGTCACTATCTTGCAAAAGAAATCCGTAAAATCAGTGCCGTTCCGATTATTGTCGTAACAAGTCGAAACAGTACGATGGATGAACTTATGTCGATGAACTTAGGAGCGGACGATTTTATTACCAAACCATATAATTTACAAATCCTATTGGCACGATTACAATCTGTTTTACGACGTGCTTATGAAAAAAATGATAACGCAGTAACTGTGCTTAGGGGTGTAGAGTTGGATACACCCCGTGGAATGGTACGCTATATGGGACAAGAACAAGAACTTACGAAAAATGAATTACGAATTCTTTCATATTTGATTGCGAATAAGGGGAGTATTGTTTCACGTCAAGATCTAATGCAGTACCTATGGAATACGGATTGGTTTGTGGATGATAATACCTTGACAGTAAATATTAATCGATTACGCAAGAAACTTGAGGAAATTGGAATTGTGGACTTTATCGAGACAAAGCGTGGGATGGGATATACAATTCATGAAAACTAAAGATTTTTTGGCGGATAAAGCATATCTTCTGATTCTTGTTGGGGTTTTGGAAGTGGTTGTTTTGTTTTTCCTAACAGCAGTGGGTGTTCAACATGAAATTGTTGGGATTGTTATGTTTCTACTGGGCTTGGTGTTGGTTGTGGTATTGGTGGTAGAGTTTTCACGCCGAAAACGATTTTATGATGAACTGTTGATGAATTTGGAAGGTTTGGACCAAAAGTATCTTTTGACGGAAATGATTCCTGAGGGTTGTTTTTTGGACGCGACGCTTTGGATTGAAGTGATGGAAGAAGTGAATAAGTCGATGGCTGATCGTGTCAGTGATTATAAGCGTCGTCAAGAAGACTACAAAGAATATATTGAACTTTGGATCCATGAAGTTAAAACGCCCTTGGCCGGTGCAAAGTTAATTGCTTCGAACCATTCAAGTGCGGAGATGAATTTGTTGATGCGTGAAATGAGTCATGTTGAAAATTACCTTGAACAGGTGCTCTTTTATGCACGATCAAGTTCACTTGAAAAAGATTATATGATTCAAGCGCTCAATTTAAATACACACATTCGTAATGTGATTAAAGAACTCGCACCCATTTTTATTCAACGAAAGATACAAATTGAATTGGATGTAACCGAAGCAAATGTTTATAGTGATCCGAAGTGGCTTGAGTTTATGATAAAACAAGTGCTTTCCAATTCCTTAAAGTATGTGGATGAGGGCGAAGGCATTGTTCATGTTACAACTTCAATCCAAGAACATTCAATATCACTTATAATCTGTGATAATGGTCCAGGAATACCTGTAGGAGATTTAGAACGTGTCTTTGAGCGCGGGTTTACTGGTGAGCGTGGACGTCAAAATAAACAAGCGACAGGTATGGGCTTGTATCTTGTGAAAACCTTAAGCCGTAAACTCAATTTGGACGTTAAAATTGAGAGTCATGAGGGAACCTGTGTAACCTTTGTATTTCCAAAATCACAAATGATGTTTAAGTAACCTCGAGATCGAGGTTTTTTTTGTCCAAATACACTATAATAAAAGTAAGTGACAATAATGTCATAAAACTGTAATGATAATGAATGGTAGTACCATCAAGAATTCTTTAGACTAATTGTAGGAGGTTGCTTATGACAACAATACTAGATGTAAACAATATCGAAAAATACTACGGTAAAAAAGGAAATATTACCAAGGCACTTGATGGTGTCTCATTCACAATTGAAAAAGGGGAGTTTGTAGGAATTATGGGACCATCAGGTTCTGGTAAAAC
This genomic stretch from Erysipelothrix rhusiopathiae harbors:
- a CDS encoding LytR/AlgR family response regulator transcription factor, which gives rise to MVRIVLCDDDNDVIEKYRYLIKRYVMSRGLEVELSSFSRGEDLIFELTDHYEEPDIIFLDVFMDEINGVEVAKQIRRMGYNSQIIFLTSSSDFVFDAFDVGSFNYLIKQDTDDTRFRTVLGQALTQIDKRSGDFFDCNFGAESRRIPFKDISHFEIYRRVMRVHFNNDEYFDFYETMDHLTTRLANRNFVRVHRSYLVNLNHIVLFKNQTLRLENGEELPIGKAYQSDVKQSFNKFVENNWE
- the dinB gene encoding DNA polymerase IV, yielding MKQRYILHCDIDYCFAQIEIMKNPSLADVPMCVGGDESKRHGIVLARNPIAKAKGVKTAETLNEARRKCPGLVIVPPSFDDYLTISNQVKDIYREYTDKVESFGIDEAWVDISDSLLLFGKPGDIATEIRKRIKTEIGLTVSIGMSFNKIFAKLGSDLNKPDGLTILMESHVKSMIWPLPVQDLLYVGPSTQKSLNKMGIRTIGDLACADENQLHTHIGKMGSLLKSFANGDDTSEVNPHTDPAKSVGNGMTTPQDLVSIEEVRRVLFVLAESVSSRCRNIEKKGSVLRICIRNNQLETLSRQKKLNQPTNTVDQIVNESLFLIERYWDQKQPLRSITITLSDLVSTTQPIQLSLFDESVSAIDETIDSIRDRFGHHAIKRANVLLQKNLEKRNPKAHITSFGHNQ
- a CDS encoding sensor histidine kinase — encoded protein: MKTKDFLADKAYLLILVGVLEVVVLFFLTAVGVQHEIVGIVMFLLGLVLVVVLVVEFSRRKRFYDELLMNLEGLDQKYLLTEMIPEGCFLDATLWIEVMEEVNKSMADRVSDYKRRQEDYKEYIELWIHEVKTPLAGAKLIASNHSSAEMNLLMREMSHVENYLEQVLFYARSSSLEKDYMIQALNLNTHIRNVIKELAPIFIQRKIQIELDVTEANVYSDPKWLEFMIKQVLSNSLKYVDEGEGIVHVTTSIQEHSISLIICDNGPGIPVGDLERVFERGFTGERGRQNKQATGMGLYLVKTLSRKLNLDVKIESHEGTCVTFVFPKSQMMFK
- a CDS encoding response regulator transcription factor produces the protein MYKIMIIEDNDTIRNELSSFLKKNGYETTLITDFKNVMETFKQEVADCVLLDLSLPEVEGHYLAKEIRKISAVPIIVVTSRNSTMDELMSMNLGADDFITKPYNLQILLARLQSVLRRAYEKNDNAVTVLRGVELDTPRGMVRYMGQEQELTKNELRILSYLIANKGSIVSRQDLMQYLWNTDWFVDDNTLTVNINRLRKKLEEIGIVDFIETKRGMGYTIHEN
- a CDS encoding sensor histidine kinase, encoding MRSYGNISLAICMILSSILVLFSRRFDFEAYVSYLFMLLVMFISFKIIYKISTTMAAYASVRHVFYFYTVRAFVFCMYSLITGMPIRYIASGKMSDLISFQTTCIFVIVLFIILQKFSVTTSRIQALFRNTDQVLFVTTMKLSLGFYLTIVSFGGRYTANDQWFTLMYLFTCIVVMGVAAIVVANSVRSCEALEYEKQTVALQKQLDMQVKHYKSYQVYTQSFREFRHDYKNTLSTINTLLRKNDYETAIHILDEMGVQMSDGLTTHPTYSNYGLLDAIMQEFANTCTNDGITFECTLYWDETIKLTELEIVRIFTNLLKNAYEAALLLPKEQRFVTVKSKLRDHWIDVMISNRFDGIYHEDLESTKTTDKGSRGLGFKIVRKTIEQLGGVTTWSVDDDVFKVVMNFPREHPVES
- a CDS encoding CorA family divalent cation transporter — its product is MNLIIYQDAHTLSLPEYIRQSLTDKAELAHIRLLNGNFYIILNYPSSPENIQPICIEQIGLDFNLYCHESVSFSSDVRNTSLTDLLLHTLKNYEVMVQVINAKLSEYEESMENLVTKANIKALFSLSRKLIRYQTAINAIGDVTNYIVEAKPEALWLSELSSEYTNIRIEVNQLVQNIEMYQQIINSIVDVSESLFSNRLNKIMQTLTSITLVLSVPTFITSFYGMNIDLPFQDHPHALLIVFMFSFFLTLGVVIFLRKKDYF
- a CDS encoding LexA family protein, producing the protein MTLQELVSIFRARHELSLEEVGDAVGVSKSTVSRWEAGIIKKISLEKQERLSDLFKINVPDYWVYHFFKPVLGVVRAGYDLLAHQDIIAYEEVSKREYDQGDYFLKVVGDSMTGSRIYEGDLIFIKKTQDIVSGDIAVVLIQGDEVTVKRVILKDDLMILEATNPDYPTQYYNAEEVLMLPVEVIGKVLNVRVDF